The following are encoded in a window of Qipengyuania soli genomic DNA:
- a CDS encoding Flp family type IVb pilin: MVKFLKKLGQDTSGATAVEYGLILALIFLAMVGGISAFGQSTIGMWTNVKDKVAAATAAA, encoded by the coding sequence ATGGTCAAATTTCTCAAGAAACTGGGACAAGACACCAGCGGAGCCACTGCTGTCGAATACGGGCTGATCCTCGCCCTCATCTTCCTGGCCATGGTCGGCGGCATCTCTGCTTTCGGGCAGAGCACCATCGGCATGTGGACCAATGTGAAGGACAAGGTGGCTGCCGCAACGGCCGCTGCCTGA
- a CDS encoding phospholipase D-like domain-containing protein — translation MANDIDPSCTSQLEPGIEPGTWRYEHATRATMIVDAADYFTHMQDAMLNARNRILLIGWDFDTRIHLDHGRRWWQRGWKSEHPKRLGSFIAWIARKRKDIDIRILKWSVGLFSMIGRGTMWYDIARWARHKRITFKFDTAHPVACSHHQKIVVIDNRVAVCGGIDMTDQRWDTREHREEDARRRTPRGKSYGPWHDATMMMEGDVALALAELGADRWTCAGGEAIPEIDPCDNSPWPEALKAQFEDVEIGIARTRAAYRDWDKVDEIRQLYVEQIKRAKKLIYAESQYFASRAVAEAILARVQEEDPPEIVIVHPANADGWLEQQAMDHARAELVRCIKEADHKNRFSIWNPYTGETPIYVHAKVTIVDDEIIRIGSANLNNRSMGLDSECDVFIDTARPANSHAGDAIAALRRSLIAEHTGVDEDEVDDLIARHGSVAEMIDHTQTESGRNLVRYHPPELNDAEKSLAQSQLLDPEDPGDMFEPFAKGGMFRDGSRLGRIRNRIRRIRGK, via the coding sequence TTGGCTAACGACATCGATCCCAGCTGCACTTCGCAGTTGGAGCCGGGCATCGAGCCCGGGACATGGCGCTATGAACACGCCACTCGCGCGACGATGATCGTCGATGCGGCGGACTATTTCACCCATATGCAGGATGCGATGCTCAATGCGCGCAATCGCATCCTGCTAATCGGCTGGGATTTCGACACCCGCATCCATCTCGACCATGGCCGCCGCTGGTGGCAGCGTGGCTGGAAGAGCGAGCACCCGAAGCGGCTGGGCAGCTTCATCGCCTGGATCGCGCGCAAGCGCAAAGACATCGACATCCGCATCCTCAAGTGGAGCGTCGGGCTCTTCTCGATGATCGGGCGCGGGACGATGTGGTACGACATCGCCCGCTGGGCGCGGCACAAGCGGATCACCTTCAAGTTCGATACGGCTCATCCGGTTGCGTGCAGTCACCACCAGAAGATCGTCGTAATCGACAACAGGGTGGCGGTGTGCGGTGGAATCGACATGACCGACCAGCGCTGGGACACGCGCGAACATCGCGAAGAGGATGCCCGGCGCAGGACTCCACGTGGAAAGTCATATGGCCCCTGGCACGATGCGACCATGATGATGGAAGGCGACGTTGCCCTGGCCTTGGCCGAACTGGGCGCGGATCGCTGGACCTGCGCCGGGGGTGAAGCCATTCCCGAGATCGACCCGTGCGACAACTCCCCTTGGCCCGAAGCGCTCAAGGCACAGTTCGAAGACGTTGAGATCGGCATTGCGCGTACCCGCGCGGCCTATCGCGATTGGGACAAGGTCGACGAGATTCGCCAACTCTATGTCGAGCAGATCAAGCGGGCGAAGAAGCTGATTTACGCGGAAAGCCAGTATTTCGCATCGCGTGCGGTTGCCGAGGCGATCCTTGCGCGCGTGCAGGAGGAAGACCCGCCTGAAATCGTCATCGTCCACCCGGCCAACGCCGATGGCTGGCTGGAACAGCAGGCGATGGACCATGCCCGTGCCGAACTGGTCCGCTGCATCAAGGAGGCGGACCACAAGAACCGCTTTTCGATCTGGAACCCTTATACCGGCGAAACGCCGATCTACGTCCACGCGAAAGTGACGATCGTCGACGACGAGATCATTCGCATCGGTTCGGCCAATCTCAACAACCGCTCGATGGGTCTCGATTCGGAGTGCGATGTGTTCATCGACACCGCACGCCCGGCCAATTCCCATGCCGGCGATGCGATTGCGGCGCTGCGTCGTTCGCTCATCGCGGAGCATACCGGGGTGGACGAGGACGAGGTCGATGATCTCATTGCCCGCCATGGTTCGGTCGCGGAAATGATCGATCACACCCAAACCGAAAGCGGCCGAAACCTCGTCCGCTATCATCCGCCAGAACTCAACGATGCGGAAAAGTCGCTGGCGCAGAGCCAGCTGCTCGACCCCGAAGATCCCGGC
- a CDS encoding NUDIX domain-containing protein, which translates to MCVVALALHDGKGRWLMHRRPEEKHHGGLWEFPGGKVESRENPAQALVREISEELGLTLDPRKLEPCRFAQEEPGERESPIVILLYTCSWDGSALAALEGGEIGWFTPSAVLELDMPPLDIALAAGLFEKASD; encoded by the coding sequence ATGTGCGTGGTTGCCTTGGCTCTCCATGACGGGAAGGGGCGTTGGCTTATGCATCGCCGCCCTGAAGAAAAGCATCATGGCGGCCTATGGGAATTCCCGGGGGGCAAGGTCGAATCGCGCGAAAACCCTGCGCAAGCGCTTGTTCGCGAGATTTCCGAAGAGCTTGGATTGACGCTCGATCCGCGCAAGCTGGAGCCGTGTCGATTTGCGCAAGAAGAGCCTGGCGAACGCGAATCCCCGATTGTCATCCTTCTTTACACTTGCAGTTGGGACGGCAGCGCGTTGGCCGCGCTGGAGGGTGGGGAGATCGGGTGGTTCACCCCTTCGGCCGTCCTCGAACTCGACATGCCCCCTCTCGATATCGCCCTTGCTGCAGGTCTCTTCGAAAAAGCTTCGGATTAG
- a CDS encoding metallopeptidase family protein produces the protein MFERRQGPTPGQMQHMAEEVIASLPEQFREQMGEIVMQVVDFATTEQLASVGLTERWQLTGLYEGHPLPDRSIWQSGRMPARIWLFREPLIAEWRDTGVRMDDLIRHVVIHEAGHHFGFSDDDMHWLEDEDD, from the coding sequence ATGTTCGAGCGACGACAGGGTCCGACACCTGGCCAGATGCAGCATATGGCCGAGGAGGTGATTGCCTCCCTTCCCGAGCAGTTCCGTGAGCAGATGGGCGAAATCGTCATGCAGGTGGTGGACTTCGCGACCACCGAACAGCTCGCATCGGTCGGCCTCACGGAACGCTGGCAATTGACCGGACTCTATGAAGGTCACCCGCTGCCCGATCGATCAATCTGGCAAAGCGGACGCATGCCAGCGCGAATCTGGTTGTTCCGCGAACCGCTGATCGCGGAATGGCGGGATACCGGCGTGCGGATGGACGACCTCATCCGCCACGTGGTCATTCACGAGGCGGGGCATCATTTCGGCTTCAGCGATGACGACATGCACTGGCTCGAGGACGAGGACGACTAG
- a CDS encoding hemerythrin domain-containing protein: protein MTDTAEIFDRLKKDHDKHRELLDRLLETSGESEERKMLFTELTKELKAHAAAEEQALYSTMLRKPPTTDDTRHSVAEHHEIEEALNDLAATDMSEGGWLTKFKTFDHDYRHHIDEEEQEHFPECEEYLDENDMKHMRSVFERRKKEEKAEAEVTPEKKEDAKE, encoded by the coding sequence ATGACCGACACCGCCGAAATTTTCGACCGCCTCAAGAAAGATCACGACAAGCATCGCGAACTTCTCGATCGGCTGCTGGAGACCTCTGGCGAGAGCGAAGAGCGCAAGATGCTCTTCACCGAGCTGACCAAGGAACTGAAGGCCCATGCCGCTGCCGAGGAGCAGGCGCTGTATTCCACGATGCTGCGCAAGCCCCCGACGACCGATGACACGCGGCACTCTGTGGCCGAGCATCACGAGATCGAGGAGGCGCTGAACGATCTTGCTGCGACCGACATGTCCGAAGGCGGCTGGCTGACCAAGTTCAAGACCTTCGACCACGACTATCGTCACCACATCGACGAGGAAGAGCAGGAGCACTTCCCCGAGTGCGAGGAATACCTCGACGAGAACGACATGAAGCACATGCGCAGTGTTTTCGAGCGGCGGAAGAAGGAAGAGAAGGCCGAAGCCGAGGTCACGCCCGAGAAGAAGGAAGACGCCAAGGAATAA